A DNA window from Daucus carota subsp. sativus chromosome 3, DH1 v3.0, whole genome shotgun sequence contains the following coding sequences:
- the LOC108213670 gene encoding uncharacterized protein LOC108213670, whose amino-acid sequence MSTVEKSLDFMCLNYGGGFKKGKLKLPLPFYVTYMDSLPSKLVLHGPSNDLWPCTFDKGDHRLHGLEEWMDHYKVNPYNVVRLYYLDGPDFRFEIYTQFAVEMNYPAVTSVPASKRSVYEVDKLCSKYLFNGFRNCVCKYSLSIDHSHFVEESYPQDFGE is encoded by the exons ATGAGTACTGTTGAGAAATCATTAGATTTCATGTGTTTGAACTATGGTGGAGGGTTTAAGAAAGGGAAATTG AAGCTGCCTCTTCCATTTTATGTGACATATATGGACTCTTTACCCAGCAAACTCGTCTTGCATGGTCCATCTAATGACCTCTGGCCTTGTACTTTTGACAAAGGTGATCATCGTCTTCATGGTCTGGAAGAGTGGATGGACCATTATAAAGTGAATCCTTATAATGTAGTTCGTCTCTACTATTTGGATGGCCCTGATTTTCGATTTGAGATTTATACTCAGTTTGCTGTTGAAATGAACTATCCCGCCGTAACTTCAGTCCCTGCCAGTAAAAGATCTGTGTATGAGGTAGACAAACTTTGCTCTAAATACCTTTTTAATGGGTTTCGTAACTGTGTTTGCAAGTACAGTCTCTCAATTGACCACAGTCACTTTGTTGAGGAATCTTACCCCCAAG ATTTTGGTGAATGA
- the LOC108213568 gene encoding uncharacterized protein LOC108213568, whose product MQGSRDSRLLASLTTSKEHYLIRGETERTMKENTKQRHHLLHEGSERIIFKHLKDTILSLPNFNLCSSTRSSSIFYYFRISVFIFLLFFGAFISTRVLHSSLTSIAGIRIELPINCSAGNATRTCPANYYPGKYDRRDRSLMLSPPADQCPEYFRWIHEDLSPWRKTGITLEMVEQARRTANFRLVILNGRAYVETYRKSFQTRDVFSLWGILQLLRLYPGKIPDLDLMFECADWPIIKSSLYSGPNATAPPPLFHYCGDDSTLDIVFPDWSFWGWPEINIKPWGSLLKDLEKGNAKTSWVDREPYAYWKGNPVVAKSRMDLLRCNVTDKQDWNARVYSLNWREEARLGYKHSDLASQCIHRYKIYVEGATWSVSEKYILACDSVTLLVKPRFYDFFTRGLMPMHHYWPIRDDDKCRSVKFAVEWGNSHQQKARSMGKEASNFIQQELKMDQVYDYMFHLLSQYAKLLKYKPVVPRRAVELCSETMACPAEGLTKKFMMESLVKGPKDESPCVMQPPYEPATLQSVLQRKQNSIEEVEGWEKHYWDNQGQLNSKAN is encoded by the exons ATGCAAGGCTCACGGGACTCGCGACTACTAGCCTCTCTTACAACCTCAAAAGAACATTACTTGATCAGAGGAGAGACAGAGAGAACAATGAAGGAGAACACAAAGCAGAGACATCATTTACTCCACGAAGGTTCCGAAAGAATTATATTTAAGCACTTGAAAGATACCATTCTTTCTCTACCGAATTTTAACCTCTGTTCTTCAACTAgatcttcttctattttctattATTTCCGAATCTCCGTCTTCATCTTCCTTCTGTTCTTCGGTGCCTTCATCTCCACTCGCGTGCTTCATTCTTCTCTTACG TCTATTGCTGGAATCAGAATTGAACTTCCTATAAACTGCTCAGCTGGCAATGCCACTCGAACGTGCCCTGCAAATTATTATCCAGGAAAATACGATAGAAGAGACCGGTCTCTAATGTTAAGTCCACCAGCTGATCAGTGTCCTGAATACTTCCGTTGGATTCATGAGGATCTAAGTCCTTGGAGAAAGACCGGAATCACACTGGAGATGGTGGAGCAAGCCAGAAGGACGGCAAACTTTCGTTTAGTGATACTAAATGGGAGGGCGTATGTGGAAACATATCGTAAATCATTTCAAACAAGGGATGTTTTTTCACTCTGGGGGATTCTGCAATTGTTGCGGTTGTACCCTGGAAAGATTCCTGATTTAGACCTCATGTTTGAGTGTGCTGACTGGCCAATTATCAAATCCAGTCTCTACAGTGGTCCTAATGCCACAGCCCCTCCTCCGTTATTTCACTATTGTGGCGACGATTCCACATTAGACATTGTTTTCCCAGACTGGTCCTTCTGGGGATG GCCTGAGATTAATATAAAGCCATGGGGTTCATTGTTAAAGGACCTAGAGAAAGGGAATGCCAAGACGAGTTGGGTAGACAGGGAACCATATGCGTATTGGAAGGGGAATCCTGTTGTCGCAAAATCCAGGATGGATCTCCTTAGATGCAATGTCACTGACAAACAGGACTGGAATGCTCGCGTTTATTCCCTG AACTGGCGTGAAGAAGCACGACTAGGTTACAAGCACTCTGACTTGGCAAGCCAATGCATTCACAG atataagaTTTACGTAGAAGGAGCGACTTGGTCTGTTAGTGAAAAATATATTCTTGCTTGTGATTCTGTGACCTTGCTGGTGAAGCCACGTTTCTACGACTTCTTTACAAGGGGTCTGATGCCGATGCATCATTATTGGCCCATAAGGGATGATGACAAATGCAGGTCCGTAAAGTTTGCTGTTGAATGGGGTAATAGCCACCAGCAGAAG GCGCGTTCAATGGGTAAAGAGGCAAGCAATTTCATTCAACAAGAGCTGAAGATGGACCAGGTCTACGATTACATGTTCCATCTCTTAAGCCAATATGCTAAACTCCTGAAATACAAGCCTGTCGTGCCTCGAAGAGCAGTAGAACTTTGTTCCGAGACAATGGCATGCCCTGCAGAAGGATTGACAAAGAAATTTATGATGGAGTCGTTGGTAAAAGGTCCCAAGGACGAGAGTCCATGTGTAATGCAGCCTCCCTATGAACCTGCAACTCTTCAATCCGTTCTTCAGAGAAAACAGAACTCAATAGAAGAAGTTGAGGGATGGGAAAAACATTATTGGGACAACCAGGGTCAGCTCAATAGTAAAGCCAACTAA
- the LOC108213669 gene encoding uncharacterized protein LOC108213669: MQGIMKAFVWRSNQIYYGSLQGACRGKGEKPKYEPKPTVWQLQSKLSSQTGIMKEFILGFKHLIEPSVFIDAMNNNEKALSLAVGQIHHKTLPEDTKSFKEAVLSPPPTQAPKFLQVKQNLPPRTSPIRGPCSIFFTGIDDVVNVATLWQLFKKAGAIKDIIMPRKRDKFGNRFGFVVAQNEREAEKIIGHLNGRNQGRNTLYLAKTKRKPGTKLSHSPTKSNPPQRQVNLNIPHVESKGVEIKNPSPNKNRVERGSPNQDTTIRPHPTTLSHDSGLQEELDKCVLLVTVKKETIGNVEMIVGGLGCKDAIIRGLLNNKFMAYFPEVESLEEVDLDFLGIGFLEVRKIQMDDLVVPHQACVDIRGLPILGWTEENYASLLRPWGEIIHYGRTLDEDAYYITPKLLIETAHLENINETKKIDLLGKQWSIRIVETYGVGSDLHADSDSDNDPEEGNVGPIFEEGHSDEAPILHDMNLEEAEDRVTENHDGTDGAVSEGDDGSCINPVTPRSFIPEEQDCHKEVTTLNTHHTIVNEPPVVEESPEFDLHTANWKPRERDSSTSFPKSTSDENKSNVEDNSDKEDSDSFTLTSGVLKELQNMKVQVKRGRPRNFKKNQFNKHFKLPRRKKSKGEGLQQISHQFLNANYDEAEAIYETCMMMGLLPSGSKDHSIELIKKNLKNIANA, encoded by the exons ATGCAGGGGATAATGAAGGCATTCGTATGGCGCTCAAATCAGATTTATTATGGTTCCTTACAGGGTGCTTGCCGAGGAAAGGGGGAGAAACCAAAGTATGAACCGAAGCCCACAGTCTGGCAACTACAGTCCAAACTCTCATCTCAGACGGGAATTATGAAGGAGTTCATTCTAGGTTTCAAACACCTAATTGAGCCTTCGGTCTTCATAGATGCTATGAACAATAATGAGAAGGCGCTATCCCTAGCAGTAGGCCAAATCCATCACAAAACCCTGCCGGAAGATACTAAGTCATTCAAAGAGGCTGTACTCTCCCCTCCACCCACGCAGGCTCCAAAATTCCTGCAAGTTAAGCAAAATTTGCCCCCACGCACAAGTCCTATTCGGGGCCCTTGCTCAATCTTCTTTACTGGGATTGATGATGTTGTTAATGTAGCAACACTATGGCAGTTGTTCAAAAAGGCAGGCGCAATCAAAGACATCATCATGCCGCGTAAAAGGGATAAGTTTGGGAATCGCTTTGGTTTTGTGGTTGCCCAGAATGAAAGGGAGGCTGAAAAAATAATAGGTCATTTAAATGGACGCAACCAAGGAAGGAATACCCTCTATCTCGCAAAAACTAAGCGTAAGCCAGGTACTAAGCTTAGCCATAGTCCCACTAAGTCTAATCCACCTCAACGACAAGTCAATTTGAATATCCCCCACGTGGAATCAAAAGGCGTGGAAATTAAAAATCCGTCCCCAAACAAAAACAGGGTCGAAAGAGGTTCCCCGAACCAAGATACCACGATACGACCCCATCCCACGACCTTATCTCACGACTCAGGCCTTCAGGAGGAGTTAGATAAATGTGTACTCCTTGTTACGGTCAAAAAAGAAACAATTGGGAATGTTGAGATGATCGTGGGAGGCCTAGGATGCAAGGATGCCATCATTCGTGGTCTCTTAAATAATAAGTTCATGGCCTACTTCCCTGAAGTGGAAAGTTTAGAGGAAGTAGACCTCGATTTCTTGGGTATTGGCTTCCTGGAGGTACGGAAAATACAGATGGACGACCTCGTGGTCCCACATCAAGCATGTGTAGATATTAGGGGGCTCCCTATACTTGGATGGACAGAGGAGAATTATGCATCATTGCTACGACCATGGGGTGAAATCATTCATTATGGGCGTACTTTGGATGAAGATGCTTACTACATCACCCCTAAGTTGTTAATTGAAACTGCTCACTTGGAAAACataaatgaaacaaaaaaaattgatcttTTGGGAAAGCAATGGTCGATAAGGATTGTGGAGACTTATGGAGTGGGAAGCGATTTACATGCAGATTCTGACTCAGACAATGACCCTGAAGAAGGGAATGTAGGACCTATTTTTGAAGAAGGACATAGTGATGAAGCCCCTATTCTGCACGATATGAATCTTGAGGAGGCGGAAGATCGTGTAACCGAAAATCATGATGGTACGGATGGAGCTGTCTCTGAGGGGGATGATGGATCGTGCATCAATCCAGTTACTCCAAGGTCGTTTATCCCAGAAGAACAGGACTGCCACAAAGAGGTAACAACTCTGAACACGCATCATACAATTGTTAATGAACCACCAGTAGTGGAAGAATCCCCAGAATTCGATCTTCACACAGCCAATTGGAAACCGAGAGAAAGGGACTCATCCACCTCCTTCCCAAAGTCTACAAGCGATGAAAACAAGTCAAATGTTGAGGACAACAGTGACAAGGAAGACTCTGACTCCTTCACCCTTACCTCTGGTGTCCTTAAGGAGCTCCAAAATATGAAAGTGCAGGTGAAGAGGGGTAGGCctagaaattttaaaaagaaccaGTTCAACAAGCACTTTAAACTACCTCGCCGAAAGAAATCTAAGGGGGAGGGTCTCCAACAAATATCACATCAATTTCTCAACGCCAACTATGATGAGGCCGAGGCAATCTATGAAACATGCATGATGATGGGCTTGCTACCTTCAGGTTCGAAGGACCATTCTAtcgagcttataaagaaaaatcttaa gaatattgcaaatgcttga
- the LOC108213484 gene encoding uncharacterized protein LOC108213484, translating to MKCRKRGDEIMVNIRHSICQSIPRRWGRDTILSLLNFNLLSYTRSSAIYYYSRLSAIIFLLFLAAFAYSSLLHSLLTSIDGISPLKNEYPITCWLGNATGICPANYYPGKFDKKNLDLVSTSPAECPEYFRWIHEDLRPWRETGITEEMVERASRMADFRLVILNGKAYVESYRKSFQTRDVFTVWGILQLLRLYPGRVPDLDLVFQCADWPVISASLYSASNATAPPPLFHYCANDSTLDIVFPDWTFWGWPEINIKPWDSLLKDLDEANSRTSWMDRDPYAYWKGNPLVSLSRIDLLKCNVSDKQDWNARVYLQDWSREAQQGYKHSNLASQCTHRYKIYIEGWTWSVSEKYILACDSVTLLVKPHFYDFYSRGLMPMHHYWPIRDDDKCRSIKFAVDWGNSHQQKARAMGKEASNFIQRDLKMDKVYDYMFHLLSQYAKLLKYKPVVPRRAVEICSETMACRSSGLTKEFMMESLVKGPKDKNPCVLQPPYDPAVLQSALWTKQKSIREVERWEKQYWDNQNRND from the exons ATGAAGTGCAGAAAGAGAGGGGATGAAATAATGGTGAACATAAGGCATAGTATATGTCAATCCATACCTAGGCGATGGGGAAGAGATACTATCCTTTCATTACTCAATTTCAACCTTCTTTCTTACACTCGATCTTCTGCAATTTACTATTATTCCCGACTCTCCGCCATCATCTTCCTTCTCTTCTTGGCCGCTTTTGCTTACTCTAGCCTCCTTCATTCTCTTCTCACT TCTATTGATGGAATTTCTCCGCTAAAAAATGAATATCCCATAACTTGCTGGCTTGGCAATGCCACTGGAATATGCCCTGCAAATTACTATCCaggaaaatttgataaaaaaaatttggaccTTGTGTCAACTTCACCAGCTGAGTGTCCTGAATACTTTCGTTGGATTCATGAAGATCTGCGGCCCTGGAGGGAGACAGGAATTACGGAGGAGATGGTGGAGCGTGCCAGCAGGATGGCAGATTTCCGTTTGGTGATTCTGAATGGGAAGGCTTATGTTGAATCATACAGAAAGTCGTTCCAGACCAGGGATGTGTTTACAGTGTGGGGGATTCTACAATTGTTGCGGTTGTACCCTGGAAGGGTGCCTGATTTAGATCTCGTGTTTCAGTGTGCTGACTGGCCTGTAATTAGTGCAAGTCTATACAGTGCTTCTAACGCCACTGCCCCTCCTCCGTTATTTCACTATTGTGCCAATGATTCCACATTGGACATTGTTTTTCCAGATTGGACTTTCTGGGGATG GCCTGAGATTAATATAAAGCCTTGGGATTCATTGTTAAAAGACCTAGACGAAGCGAACAGTAGGACTAGTTGGATGGACAGGGATCCATATGCGTATTGGAAGGGAAATCCCCTTGTTTCTCTAAGCCGGATAGATCTCCTAAAATGCAATGTGTCTGATAAGCAGGACTGGAATGCACGTGTATATTTACAG GACTGGAGTCGAGAAGCACAACAAGGTTACAAGCACTCGAATTTGGCAAGCCAATGTACTCACAG ATATAAGATTTATATAGAAGGATGGACCTGGTCTGTGAGTGAAAAATATATTCTTGCCTGCGATTCTGTTACCTTGCTGGTGAAGCCGCATTTCTATGACTTCTACTCAAGAGGTTTGATGCCCATGCATCATTATTGGCCAATTAGGGATGATGACAAATGCAGATCTATTAAGTTTGCCGTTGATTGGGGTAATAGCCACCAGCAGAAG GCACGTGCGATGGGTAAGGAGGCGAGCAATTTCATTCAGCGGGATCTGAAGATGGACAAGGTCTACGATTACATGTTTCATCTCTTAAGCCAATATGCTAAACTCTTGAAATATAAGCCCGTAGTGCCTCGAAGAGCAGTAGAAATTTGTTCTGAGACAATGGCTTGTCGTTCAAGTGGATTGACCAAGGAGTTTATGATGGAATCATTAGTGAAAGGTCCAAAAGACAAGAATCCATGTGTACTGCAGCCTCCCTATGATCCTGCAGTTCTACAATCTGCTCTTTGGACAAAACAGAAGTCAATAAGAGAAGTTGAGAGATGGGAAAAACAGTATTGGGACAACCAGAACAGAAACGACTAG